A window from Ictalurus furcatus strain D&B chromosome 16, Billie_1.0, whole genome shotgun sequence encodes these proteins:
- the LOC128620640 gene encoding cell adhesion molecule DSCAM-like: MQLSLMLFYSCIQKILLPRARFHVVSEPVCLCNAAPARILTFSGTVTTPWMRDIVLPCRAVGDPPPTVKWMKESGSPGPAIIDGRRSIHGNGSFVIKTVKAEDSGYYTCVTSNNWGTDEITLNLQVQDQPRLTVTKTTTTSITLSWIPGDNGGSSIRGYILQYSEDNSEQWGNFPISPSERSYRLETLKCGTWYKFTLTAQNAVGPGRISEIIEAKTHGKEPQFSKEQELFTSINATCVRLNLIGWNDGGCPITSFTLEYRPLDSPVWTKAQRTSLTKSYTLMDLQEATWYELQMKVYNSAGLAEKRVKFSTLNYDGSTIPPLVKTAVKNPVKKSNNEGVKMMVTISCILVGMVLLFVLLMVLRRRRREQRLKRLRDAKSLAEMLMSKNTRPSDTLNKQQQTLRMHIDIPRAQLLIEERDTMETVDDRSTVLLTENDFGETAKQKTTTATHTVHYQSLTQATGPLVDVSDVRPGTSKSSLSNPTSRRAAKPGPAARSRYASQWTLNRPHPQVSTHTLSTDWRLGTPRVPGSVDKESDSYSVSPSQDTDRARSSMVSTESASSTYEELARAYEHAKMEEQLRHAKFTITECFISDTSSEQMTAGTNDYTDSLTSSTPSESGICRFTASPPKPQDACRVMNMAVPKAHRPGGELVHLPPYLRMDFLLNRAASGLEPQKSRSLKRPSLVPVPVEVPAAREAQQWQPGSGASTLPQREAGSDLAQAAKLSTSQESLLDSRGHLKQSSNPYAKSYTLV; this comes from the exons ATGCAGCTGTCACTAATGCTGTTTTATAGCTGCATTCAGAAAATCCTGCTTCCTCGAGCCCGCTTCCATGTAGTGAGTGAGccggtgtgtttgtgtaatgcaGCTCCTGCCAGGATCCTCACCTTTAGTGGCACAGTGACAACGCCCTGGATGAGAGATATCGTCCTGCCCTGCAGGGCTGTGGGAGATCCGCCACCTACAGTCAAATGGATGAAGGAAAG TGGGAGCCCAGGCCCGGCCATCATCGATGGAAGGCGCAGCATCCACGGAAATGGCAGCTTTGTCATAAAGACCGTGAAAGCTGAGGATTCTGGGTACTACACGTGTGTCACCAGCAATAACTGGGGTACTGATGAAATAACGCTGAACCTGCAGGTGCAAG ATCAGCCTCGTCTCACGGTGACCAAAACGACGACCACGTCCATCACGCTGTCCTGGATACCAGGGGACAACGGTGGGAGTTCCATCAGAG GTTACATTCTGCAGTACTCAGAGGACAACAGCGAACAGTGGGGCAACTTTCCCATCAGCCCGAGTGAGCGCTCGTACCGTCTGGAGACTCTGAAGTGTGGCACCTGGTACAAGTTCACTCTTACAGCCCAGAACGCCGTGGGCCCGGGCCGCATCAGTGAGATCATAGAAGCAAAGACTCATGGGAAAG AACCTCAGTTCTCCAAAGAACAAGAGCTGTTTACAAGCATTAATGCTACCTGTGTGCGACTCAACCTGATTGGCTGGAATGACGGCGGCTGTCCAATTACGTCCTTCACTCTGGAGTATAGACCTCTGGATAGTCCGGTGTGGACCAAAGCCCAGCGTACGTCACTGACAAAGAGCTACACGCTGATGGACCTACAGGAGGCCACGTGGTACGAGCTGCAGATGAAGGTGTACAACAGTGCCGGGCTGGCCGAGAAACGGGTCAAGTTCTCCACGCTCAACTACGACGGTA GCACCATTCCACCGCTAGTGAAGACCGCAGTAAAAAACCCAGTGAAGAAGAGTAACAATGAAGgtgtgaagatgatggtgaccATCTCGTGCATCCTGGTGGGCATGGTCCTGCTCTTCGTCCTGCTCATGGTgctcaggaggaggaggagggagcaGAGGCTGAAGAGGCTCAGAG ACGCAAAAAGCTTGGCAGAGATGCTCATGAG CAAAAATACACGGCCTTCAGACACCCTGAACAAGCAGCAGCAGACGTTACGCATGCACATCGACATCCCTAGAGCTCAGCTCCTCATCGAGGAGAGAGACACAATGGAGACCGTGG ATGACAGATCGACCGTGCTCCTCACTGAGAACGATTTCGGAGAAACTGCCAAGCAGAAAACGACCACAGCGACACACACAGTCCATTACCAGTCACTGACTCAGGCCACGGGGCCGCTGGTGGACGTCTCAGACGTTCGGCCCGGGACGAGCAAAAGCAGCTTGTCga ATCCCACATCGCGGCGAGCGGCTAAACCAGGCCCTGCCGCACGAAGCCGCTACGCTAGCCAGTGGACGTTGAACCGTCCTCACCCGCAGGTCTCCACACACACGCTCAGCACGGACTGGAGGCTGGGAACACCGAGAGTGCCTGGTTCTGTGGACAAAGAGAGCGACAGCTACAGCGTCAGTCCATCTCAAGACACAg ATCGAGCCCGGAGCAGCATGGTGTCCACAGAGAGCGCCTCGTCCACCTACGAGGAGCTGGCACGGGCCTACGAGCATGCCAAGATGGAGGAGCAGCTCCGACATGCCAAGTTCACCATCACAGAGTGCTTCATTTCAGACACGTCCTCCGAGCAGATGACGGCAGGAACCAACGACTATACGGACAGCCTGACGTCCAGCACGCCATCTGAGTCGGGCATATGCAGGTTCACGGCCTCGCCTCCCAAACCTCAGGACGCATGCAGGGTCATGAATATGGCTGTGCCCAAAGCCCACAGGCCAG GGGGTGAGCTGGTGCACCTGCCGCCATACTTGCGTATGGACTTCCTGCTGAACCGGGCCGCGTCGGGCCTGGAGCCACAGAAGAGCCGGTCACTGAAGCGGCCGAGCCTGGTGCCGGTGCCAGTGGAAGTTCCGGCGGCCCGGGAGGCACAGCAGTGGCAGCCAGGCTCCGGCGCCTCCACACTGCCGCAGAGAGAAGCCGGCTCGGACTTGGCTCAGGCTGCCAAGCTCAGCACGTCGCAGGAGTCCCTCTTAGACTCTCGGGGACACTTAAAACAGAGCAGCAATCCCTACGCCAAGTCCTACACACTGGTATAA
- the LOC128620639 gene encoding cell adhesion molecule DSCAM-like: MNGINKENLVMDGMAKSDGGAYQCFARKGKISAQDFVQVILEDGTPKILSAFSEKVVSPNEFVSLTCHVKGTPQPAVTWTLDDDVVVKDSRHRMGHSITAEGNVVSYLNISHTQVRDSGVYRCTCNNSAGTVSYQARINVRGACQISSSENTHTSHTRLYLSVPCL, encoded by the exons ATGAACGGGATCAACAAGGAGAACCTGGTGATGGACGGCATGGCCAAGAGCGATGGAGGAGCTTACCAGTGCTTCGCCAGGAAGGGGAAGATCTCTGCTCAGGACTTTGTGCAGGTCATTTTAGAAG ACGGCACTCCCAAGATCCTGTCTGCCTTCAGTGAGAAAGTGGTGAGCCCCAACGAGTTCGTCTCCTTGACGTGTCACGTCAAAGGGACGCCGCAGCCGGCGGTGACATGGACGCTGGACGACGACGTCGTAGTGAAGGACAGCCGCCACCGCATGGGCCACAGCATCACGGCCGAGGGGAACGTCGTCAGCTACCTGAACATCTCGCACACGCAGGTCCGCGACAGCGGCGTCTACCGGTGCACGTGCAACAACTCGGCGGGCACGGTCTCCTACCAGGCTCGAATAAACGTAAGAGGTGCTTGTCAGATCAGCTCCtccgaaaacacacacacaagtcacacAAGACTTTATCTTTCAGTTCCAT GTCTGTGA
- the LOC128620285 gene encoding cell adhesion molecule DSCAM-like, with amino-acid sequence MITSYPNNTLATKGEKIEMSCKAHGEKPIMVRWEKEVEKEKQSHIISPVMWRHTVTVKKVGEEVISTLEIYPTLREDSGFFSCHAINSYGEDRGIIQLTVQEPPEPPKVEIREVKERTIALRWTMGFDGNSPITGYDIECKNKTVTWERARRTRDVSPTLNLATIIELHPSSTYNIRMFAKNHIGDSEPSNELTVTTDEADPEGPPQDVTLEAMSSQSIKVTWKAPQKHLQNGMIRGYQVCHREHSVNGSHQFICLSVESTSETETLTLNNLKKFTQYEVVVQASNSAGPGPASSEVRATTMEDVPSRAPEKVTATATSPETISLSWTTPAREALNGVLQGFRIIYWANLPDGELGEIRNITTLLPPLELDGLEKFTNYSIQVLAFTRAGDGVRSEQIYIRTKEDVPGPPGGVKAAAASNSVVYVSWLPPLKLNGVIRKYTVFCSSSYPTVVSEFDAAPDEFLHKVQNLSRNRKYSIWVMAVTAAGRGNSSEVITVEPLAKGGTVRNFDLQSLNVMQILLNLRTSSRQ; translated from the exons ATGATCACGTCATATCCCAACAACACGCTGGCCACCAAGGGTGAGAAGATCGAGATGAGCTGCAAGGCCCACGGTGAGAAGCCCATCATGGTGCGCTGGGAGAAAGAGGtggagaaggagaagcagtCGCACATCATCAGCCCGGTCATGTGGAGGCACACGGTGACAGTCAAGAAGGTCGGCGAGGAGGTCATCTCTACTCTGGAG ATCTACCCAACCTTGAGGGAGGACTCTGGGTTCTTTTCCTGCCATGCGATCAACTCTTATGGTGAAGACAGAGGCATCATTCAGCTTACAGTCCAAG AGCCACCAGAGCCTCCTAAAGTGGAGATTCGGGAGGTGAAGGAGAGGACCATCGCTCTCCGCTGGACTATGGGATTTGACGGGAACAGCCCCATCACTGGCTATGATATTGAGTGCAAGAATAAAACAG ttactTGGGAAAGAGCTCGCAGAACCAGAGACGTCTCCCCAACGCTGAATCTGGCCACCATCATCGAGCTCCACCCTTCATCTACCTACAATATCCGCATGTTTGCCAAGAATCACATCGGGGACAGTGAGCCCAGCAACGAGCTCACAGTCACCACAGATGAAGCAG ATCCTGAAGGTCCACCCCAAGATGTGACTCTCGAAGCGATGTCTTCTCAGAGCATCAAGGTCACATGGAAG GCtcctcagaaacacctccaaaACGGCATGATCAGAGGCTACCAGGTGTGCCACAGGGAGCACTCGGTGAACGGAAGCCACCAGTTCATCTGCCTGAGCGTGGAGAGCACGAGCGAAACGGAGACGCTCACACTGAACAACCTGAAGAAGTTCACGCAGTATGAGGTGGTGGTACAGGCGAGCAACAGCGCTGGACCGGGACCTGCATCCAGCGAAGTGCGAGCTACCACCATGGAGGACG TTCCCAGCAGAGCTCCAGAGAAGGTCACTGCCACGGCTACGTCTCCTGAGACCATCTCTCTGTCGTGGACAACACCCGCTCGGGAAGCTCTGAACGGCGTGCTGCAGGGCTTTCGCATCATCTACTGGGCCAATCTACCTGATGGAG AACTGGGTGAGATCAGAAACATCACCACCCTGCTGCCTCCTCTTGAGCTGGACGGTTTGGAGAAATTTACCAATTACAGCATTCAGGTGCTGGCGTTCACCCGGGCTGGAGATGGCGTACGATCCGAGCAGATCTACATCCGCACCAAAGAGGATG TTCCAGGTCCACCAGGCGGCGTGAAGGCGGCAGCAGCATCCAACTCGGTGGTGTATGTTTCCTGGCTCCCGCCACTCAAACTAAATGGCGTGATCAGGAAATACACAGTGTTCTGCTCCAGCTCGTACCCCACG GTGGTGAGCGAGTTCGATGCTGCTCCGGACGAATTCCTCCACAAGGTCCAGAATCTGAGTCGGAACAGGAAGTACAGCATCTGGGTGATGGCAGTGACGGCGGCCGGGCGCGGGAACAGCAGCGAGGTCATCACGGTCGAACCGCTCGCTAAAGGTGGTACAGTGAGGAATTTTGATTTACAATCCCTAAATGTTATGCAAATACTGCTCAACCTGAGAACATCATCCcgacagtga
- the LOC128620286 gene encoding cell adhesion molecule DSCAM-like gives MTHHYNFSQHTFFSPSLNTSSTFILQFSQSPQIILNKLLSFPGPADIRPMKNLTAIAGRDTYIHCHVIGYPYYSIKWYKNSNLLPFNDRQRAFENNGTLKLLNVQKELDEGEYACHVLVQPQVFKNQSVHVTVKVPPFIQPFEFPRYSISHRVFVPCVVRSGDLPISINWEKDGKPINASLGVTIDNIDFTSSLRISNLQRVHNGTYTCIAWNDAAVVKYQSQLIVRVPPRFTVQPKDQDGIYGKAVILNCSADGEPRPTIEWKYSKGAGVPQFHPIALNSGYRVQLLSNGSLLIKHVLEEDAGYYLCKVSNDVGADVSKSMYLNVKSKSC, from the exons ATGACACATCATTATAACTTTAGCcaacatacatttttttccccctctttgaATACTAGTTCTACTTTTATTTTGCAATTCAGCCAAAGTCcacaaatcattttaaacaagcttctttcttttccaggtCCCGCTGACATACGCCCCATGAAGAACCTCACTGCCATCGCCGGCCGGGACACGTACATCCACTGCCACGTCATCGGCTACCCATACTACTCCATCAAGTGGTACAAGAACTCCAACCTGCTGCCGTTCAACGACAGACAGCGAGCGTTCGAGAACAACGGCACTCTGAAGCTGCTGAACGTGCAAAAGGAGCTGGACGAGGGCGAGTACGCCTGCCATGTCCTCGTCCAGCCGCAGGTCTTTAAGAACCAGAGCGTCCACGTCACTGTGAAAG tccCTCCCTTCATCCAGCCCTTCGAGTTCCCACGTTACTCCATCAGTCACAGGGTCTTCGTTCCCTGCGTGGTGCGTTCAGGTGATCTGCCCATCTCTATCAACTGGGAGAAGGACGGAAAGCCCATTAACGCCAGCCTGGGCGTCACCATCGACAACATCGACTTCACCAGCTCACTGCGTATATCCAACCTGCAGCGGGTTCACAACGGCACGTACACGTGTATCGCCTGGAACGACGCCGCCGTCGTCAAATACCAGAGCCAGCTCATCGTCAGGG TTCCACCGAGATTCACCGTCCAACCCAAAGACCAGGATGGGATCTATGGGAAAGCTGTGATCCTCAACTGTTCTGCTGACGGAGAACCTCGTCCAACTATAGAGTGGAAATACTCTAAAG GTGCTGGTGTTCCTCAGTTTCACCCAATTGCACTAAACTCGGGCTACAGGGTCCAACTGCTGAGCAACGGTTCTCTGCTCATAAAGCACGTGCTGGAAGAAGATGCCGGTTACTACCTGTGTAAGGTCAGCAATGACGTGGGAGCCGACGTCAGCAAGTCCATGTACCTCAACGTCAAGAGTAAGTCATGCTGA